The Arcobacter roscoffensis genome segment CAAAAGATGGCTCAATTTATGCAATAAATAATATCTGTCCTCATAGGCAAGGTAAACTATCTGATGGTTTAGTTCATGAAAAAGTAGTAACTTGCCCCCTTCATAATACTGATGTAGACATGATAAGTGGTGAGTCAATTGGTGAAGAATATGAATGTACTAAAACTTATGAGTTAAAAATAGAAAATAGTTTAGTCTATTTAAATTTAAAGTAGTTAATAATGGTAAAGGTATACTTAACTGGTGCAGGACCAGGAGATAAAGAGTTATTAACTCTAAAAGCATATAAACTTATACAAAAAGCTGATGTGATTATTTATGATAATTTAGTAAATAAAGAGATCTTAGAAGAAGCAAAAGAGGGTGTTGAACTAATTTATGTAGGCAAAGTAAAAGATAATCACACATTACCTCAAGAGCAAATAAATGAATTGATTTATGACTGTACTTTAAAATATGAGTGTGTTGTAAGACTAAAGGGAGGTGACCCTTTTGTCTTTGGAAGAGGTGGAGAAGAGGCTCTTTATTTAAAACAAAGAGGTGTTAAGTTTGAAATAATTCCTGGTATTACTTCAGCTATTTCAGTTCCTGCATATGCTGGAATTCCAGTAACTCATAGAAGTGTATGTTCATCTTTTAGAGTAGTAACTGGACATAAAAAAGTAAATGAAAGTATGCATGATATTAACTGGAATAGTTTTAAAGATGATGAAACTTTAGTATTTTTAATGGGACTTCATAATATTCAACTTATTACTTCAAAATTACTTGAAATAGGAAAAGATAAAACTCTTTCTTGTGCAATCATTTCAAATGGTACAACAAAAAAACAAAAAACAATAGTTGGAACTTTAGAAAATATAGTTGAGAAATCAAAAGAAGCAATAACACCTGCTGTTTTTATAGTAGGTGAGGTTGTAAACTTGCGAGAAGAATTAAATTGGTTTGAAAACTAAAAAGAGTTTTAGAACTCTTCTAGTTTTTTAAATTCATTTATAATTTCATCAATTGGTTCAACTCCAACAGAAATTCTAAGTAAATCTATAGGAAGACCAATTTCTTCTAAGAACTTGTTTCCCTCTTCTGACTGGATTAGATCCCAGTGAGCTAAATAAGTATATGGCATAAGAAGTGTAAACTCAGTACCTAAGCTAGGTCCTTTTGCAAAGTTTAGTTTGTCATATACTTCTTTAAAAGGTTTGTTGAAAGTAACAGAGATAATACCTGTAAGGCTATTATCATCTCTCATTGTTTGAGAGTAGTTGTCTTTGTTTTCATCATTTAGACAGTAAAAAACTTTATCTATGTAAGAGCATTTTTCAAAATAAGCAGCTAAAGCTTTTGTGTTTGAACTTACTTTTTTAACTCTACTTTTGTAATCTTTTATCTCATATGCTAATCTTTGTTTATCTTTTATATAAACTGGGTCACAATGTTTGAAAAACTCTGTTGTCATATGTGATAGATTATTTCTTTTATTTAAAATAATTGCACCCATTAAAACATCAGCATTTCCACAAGCAAATTTAGTAAGAGATTCTACAAATATATCTGCGTAATCTTCTAAGTTTAGATTATAAGGTGTAGCAAAAGTTGTATCAATAACTAAAGGTATATTATACTCATCACATAACTTTCTTAATCTTTTAATATCTACAGTTTTTAAAAGTGGGTTTGTTGGAACTTCTGTAACTATAGCACTAACTTTTAAACCATCTGTT includes the following:
- the cobA gene encoding uroporphyrinogen-III C-methyltransferase; the encoded protein is MVKVYLTGAGPGDKELLTLKAYKLIQKADVIIYDNLVNKEILEEAKEGVELIYVGKVKDNHTLPQEQINELIYDCTLKYECVVRLKGGDPFVFGRGGEEALYLKQRGVKFEIIPGITSAISVPAYAGIPVTHRSVCSSFRVVTGHKKVNESMHDINWNSFKDDETLVFLMGLHNIQLITSKLLEIGKDKTLSCAIISNGTTKKQKTIVGTLENIVEKSKEAITPAVFIVGEVVNLREELNWFEN
- a CDS encoding PLP-dependent transferase — translated: MNKNYFNHIPTGETLPVNNVHAVSVSMPYLQDVIDYELQTPEILETIKSGYPRFVLHPYLKQLGLYIKDKYKVSDDYEVVVLSSQKAVKLVSDKYYINNKLEVDEAFGVILVQKNTCQLQRVLSYIQHVGCNLSSRLAEKYLFDLGLIDSIHEEELEDESKAHDIIIDTLANAYNQPKDKVCLAPSGMNAIYSVVRGINSIQAHNGRTVLVQFGWLYLDTMNIVNHHYQESKVFPDILNLDLLEEYLKTDGLKVSAIVTEVPTNPLLKTVDIKRLRKLCDEYNIPLVIDTTFATPYNLNLEDYADIFVESLTKFACGNADVLMGAIILNKRNNLSHMTTEFFKHCDPVYIKDKQRLAYEIKDYKSRVKKVSSNTKALAAYFEKCSYIDKVFYCLNDENKDNYSQTMRDDNSLTGIISVTFNKPFKEVYDKLNFAKGPSLGTEFTLLMPYTYLAHWDLIQSEEGNKFLEEIGLPIDLLRISVGVEPIDEIINEFKKLEEF
- the nirD gene encoding nitrite reductase small subunit NirD, with amino-acid sequence MQNWIKITELENIPLMGARVIKYEDLEIAIFKTKDGSIYAINNICPHRQGKLSDGLVHEKVVTCPLHNTDVDMISGESIGEEYECTKTYELKIENSLVYLNLK